The proteins below come from a single Verrucomicrobiota bacterium genomic window:
- a CDS encoding antibiotic biosynthesis monooxygenase has translation MLVVHVHVRVKPECVDAFRRITLENARASVREPGIARFDVAQQADDPTRFVLVEVYRTADAPAKHKETSHYAAWRDTVADMMAEPRRSVKFESVFPGDAEW, from the coding sequence ATGCTCGTCGTCCATGTCCACGTCCGTGTGAAGCCCGAGTGCGTGGATGCGTTCCGCCGCATCACGCTCGAGAACGCGCGCGCCAGCGTTCGGGAGCCGGGCATCGCGCGCTTTGACGTCGCGCAGCAGGCGGATGACCCGACGCGCTTCGTGCTCGTGGAGGTGTATCGCACCGCGGATGCGCCCGCGAAGCACAAGGAAACCTCCCACTACGCCGCGTGGCGTGACACCGTGGCCGACATGATGGCCGAGCCGCGCCGAAGCGTGAAATTCGAGAGTGTGTTCCCCGGCGACGCGGAGTGGTGA
- a CDS encoding serine/threonine protein kinase, which yields MKTLRTFRLAVACLLAAGSASLADNWPMWRGPNHDGVSPEKDIPTHWTSTENVRWKTPLPEGGDSSPIVWGGKVFITQSIEAEGGRNLMSFDTRTGKLLWKQGTTWKQSEQRYGKNPYCAASPATDGERVIAFFGSAGLFCWDMDGRELWRRDLGRHHYEWGYASSPILHGDLCVLYFGPGDKAALLALDKKTGKTVWQADEPAITRGPRTDGFRGSENRGMVCTYSTPIIMKAGARDELVMPWPQQARAYDPKSGRELWRCEGLNELVYCSPVAGDGVVVAMGGFFGTTIAVRGGGSGDVTAANRLWQTVRTKNRLGTGIVRGQHVYVLNTELGLAECLELTTGKVAWSENIQAKSAKRDSWSSMVLAGDHLYSPTQGGEVVVLRADPKKFEQVAINPLDNELINSSPAVSHGRIFIRTHKNLWCIGAGN from the coding sequence AAACCACGACGGCGTCAGCCCGGAGAAGGACATCCCCACCCACTGGACCTCGACCGAAAATGTCCGGTGGAAGACGCCGCTGCCCGAGGGCGGCGATTCCTCCCCGATTGTTTGGGGCGGGAAGGTGTTCATCACCCAGTCCATCGAAGCCGAGGGCGGCCGCAACCTGATGTCCTTCGACACGCGCACCGGCAAGCTGCTTTGGAAACAAGGCACCACATGGAAGCAATCCGAGCAGCGCTACGGCAAGAATCCCTACTGCGCCGCCTCGCCCGCGACGGATGGCGAACGCGTCATCGCCTTCTTTGGTTCCGCCGGGCTGTTTTGCTGGGACATGGACGGCCGCGAACTTTGGCGGCGCGACCTTGGCCGGCATCACTACGAATGGGGCTACGCCTCGTCGCCGATTCTGCACGGGGACTTGTGCGTGCTCTACTTCGGCCCCGGCGACAAGGCCGCGTTGCTCGCTCTCGACAAGAAGACTGGCAAGACCGTCTGGCAGGCTGACGAACCCGCGATCACACGCGGGCCGCGGACGGATGGATTTCGCGGCAGCGAGAACCGCGGCATGGTCTGCACCTACTCCACGCCCATCATCATGAAGGCCGGCGCCCGTGACGAACTCGTGATGCCCTGGCCCCAACAGGCGCGCGCCTACGACCCGAAGTCCGGCCGCGAACTCTGGCGCTGCGAGGGCTTGAACGAACTTGTGTATTGCTCGCCCGTCGCCGGGGATGGCGTGGTCGTCGCGATGGGCGGTTTCTTCGGCACGACCATTGCCGTGCGCGGCGGCGGTTCGGGCGACGTGACCGCGGCGAACCGACTCTGGCAAACCGTCCGCACCAAGAACCGCCTCGGCACGGGCATCGTCCGCGGCCAGCACGTCTACGTTCTCAACACCGAACTCGGGCTCGCCGAGTGCCTCGAACTTACGACGGGCAAAGTCGCGTGGTCTGAGAATATCCAGGCCAAGTCCGCCAAGCGCGACTCGTGGTCCTCGATGGTGCTCGCGGGCGACCACCTTTACAGCCCCACGCAAGGCGGCGAAGTCGTGGTCCTCCGCGCCGACCCGAAAAAGTTCGAGCAAGTCGCCATCAACCCGCTGGACAACGAACTCATCAACTCATCTCCCGCCGTGAGCCACGGGCGGATCTTCATCCGCACGCACAAGAATCTGTGGTGCATCGGGGCGGGCAACTAA